A single Pygocentrus nattereri isolate fPygNat1 chromosome 28, fPygNat1.pri, whole genome shotgun sequence DNA region contains:
- the LOC119262639 gene encoding uncharacterized protein LOC119262639, with translation MDKTFALRRHEVIHESPLIADFKTRWPALFRTKEVSAEFERITTVHLLSRFFSKLDLHSAKLLKVFSKRGGVQGRKIMQLVTAMAQSDNVEVKRESVLRALCLYLIEEPDDLIREYMVSDVAAIQQGIDGTVLGIYTTRVEGAEVMDHPADVGVVIEGVVVLEDLASVSLAIALLLGLIYAFNLSYPPKFRYTFEVIQKLFLDLDANKLSHKVQALKTKLFSELESVKFMMVLILEELSLGHGANYKLPFVLDYY, from the exons ATGGACAAGACCTTCGCACTGAGAAGGCATGAAGTTATCCATGAATCGCCTCTTATTGCAGACTTCAAAACAAGATGGCCTGCTCTTTTTAGAACAAAAGAG GTAAGCGCTGAATTCGAGCGGATTACAACAGTCCATCTGCTGTCACGGTTCTTTTCCAAGTTGGATCTTCACTCTGCAAAACTTCTCAAAGTGTTTTCCAAAAGAGGAGGAGTCCAAGGAAGAAAGATTATGCAGCTTGTGACGGCCATGGCACAG AGTGACAACGTTGAAGTTAAAAGAGAATCAGTTCTCAGAGCTCTGTGTCTCTACTTGATTGAAGAACCGGATGATCTCATTCGTGAATATATG gTTTCTGATGTGGCCGCTATTCAGCAGGGAATTGACGGGACTGTCTTGGGGATCTATACAACCAGAGTCGAGGGAGCTGAAGTCATGGACCATCCTGCGGATGTTGGAGTGGTAATCGAAGGTGTTGTGGTTCTGGAAGACCTTGCCAGTGTGTCTCTTGCCATTGCATTGTTGCTTGGATTAATTTATGCCTTTAACTTGAGTTACCCTCCCAAATTCAGATATACATTTGAGGTAATCCAGAAACTTTTTCTGGACCTAGATGCTAACAAACTGTCACACAAAGTTCAGGCTCTGAAAACCAAGCTCTTCAGTGAGTTGGAGTCGGTTAAGTTCATGATGGTCTTGATTTTGGAAGAATTAAGCTTGGGACATGGTGCTAATTATAAGTTACCATTTGTACTGGATTATTATTGA